Proteins co-encoded in one Capnocytophaga ochracea DSM 7271 genomic window:
- a CDS encoding RagB/SusD family nutrient uptake outer membrane protein, which yields MKKIIYTAVLCSFLVLLPTGCARLDLDPYNYASENTSFKNKRDAQMWVNGMYNALRDYNQGQQMYASDLQADYLNAAAGAMEKLPDMHRWSIFASSEQATASIWKERFLIIQDINTGIKGFPNIPEQSEIQELTGALYLGRAYCYTYLVTHFCKPYNSSTATTDLGLPLLTAPTLKNFPTRSSVAETYDFILSDIQKAETLLANQTGAAGADTFTLDAARALKARVLLYKNDWAQAYQVAVALINTNRYPLATSADAFKKIWTEDDNTESIIQLYAAVNAGVYETSDNTNELYLGESESFFFPGQIDANPNVLPTKDFIDLFTTGDWRKDVFLKEVTVGFSFLYAVNKYPRNRELEPIDSYNFYYGHKAKLFRIAETYLIAAEAAYKNNDETNAKKYLNLLRAARGLSAITTSGSNLFADIQNERNRELAFEDFRLYDLNRWGLPVKRGTPQDVTTIRNTPASDYSELNIQVGSNYYYKIVWPIPVDDIDYEQGNWKQNPNW from the coding sequence ATGAAAAAAATAATATATACAGCAGTTTTATGTTCTTTTTTGGTGTTGTTGCCTACGGGTTGTGCTCGTTTGGATTTAGACCCTTATAATTACGCTAGTGAAAATACAAGTTTTAAGAATAAGCGTGATGCCCAAATGTGGGTAAATGGGATGTATAACGCTTTGCGTGATTACAATCAGGGGCAACAGATGTATGCCTCAGACCTCCAAGCCGATTATCTCAACGCAGCTGCGGGAGCAATGGAAAAATTGCCCGATATGCATCGTTGGTCTATTTTTGCTTCTTCAGAGCAGGCTACTGCCTCTATATGGAAAGAACGATTCCTTATCATTCAAGATATAAACACGGGTATTAAGGGCTTCCCTAATATACCTGAGCAATCAGAAATACAAGAACTTACAGGAGCTCTTTACTTAGGGCGTGCCTATTGCTATACCTATTTGGTTACGCACTTCTGCAAGCCTTATAACAGTAGTACAGCAACTACCGATTTAGGTTTACCTCTGCTTACAGCTCCTACGCTCAAGAACTTTCCTACGCGCAGTAGTGTAGCCGAAACCTATGATTTTATACTCAGTGATATTCAGAAAGCTGAAACCTTATTGGCAAACCAAACAGGAGCAGCAGGAGCTGATACTTTCACCCTCGATGCTGCCAGAGCTCTCAAAGCAAGAGTCTTGCTCTATAAAAATGATTGGGCACAAGCCTACCAAGTAGCAGTAGCACTTATCAATACTAATCGCTATCCACTGGCTACCTCTGCCGATGCTTTCAAGAAAATATGGACAGAAGATGATAATACCGAGAGTATTATCCAGTTATACGCAGCTGTCAATGCAGGAGTTTATGAAACTTCTGATAATACCAATGAGCTCTATTTAGGCGAAAGTGAAAGTTTCTTTTTCCCAGGACAGATAGACGCTAATCCTAATGTGTTGCCTACTAAGGATTTTATAGATTTATTTACTACTGGCGACTGGCGAAAAGATGTTTTCTTGAAAGAAGTAACCGTAGGGTTTAGCTTTCTTTATGCTGTAAACAAGTATCCTCGAAATAGAGAATTAGAACCTATTGATAGTTATAATTTTTATTATGGGCATAAGGCTAAGCTTTTTCGCATAGCTGAGACTTACCTTATAGCAGCCGAAGCTGCCTATAAGAACAATGATGAAACTAATGCTAAAAAGTACTTAAACCTATTACGTGCTGCAAGAGGGCTTAGTGCTATTACTACCTCAGGAAGCAACCTTTTTGCCGACATACAAAACGAGCGCAATAGAGAGTTAGCTTTTGAAGATTTCCGCCTGTATGACCTTAATCGCTGGGGATTGCCTGTAAAAAGAGGCACTCCTCAGGATGTAACGACTATTAGGAATACTCCTGCCTCTGATTATAGTGAACTCAATATTCAGGTAGGAAGTAATTACTATTACAAAATAGTATGGCCTATACCAGTAGATGATATAGACTACGAACAAGGCAATTGGAAACAAAATCCTAATTGGTAA
- a CDS encoding asparaginase, with protein sequence METNNSKVLLIYTGGTIGMIKDYQTGALRAFEFDNLYKRIPELSHLDCEISVHSFEKVIDSSDMNPQHWIEIAEVIEREYNHYDGFVVLHGSDTMSYSASALSFMLQGLTKPVIFTGSQLPIGDLRTDAKENLITSIQLAALKENGELVIQEVGLYFEYKLYRGNRTTKINAEHFQAFASLNYPLLVESGVHLKVMKENLLPRKQKQHLEVWKDFETNVAIIKMFPGITAPILNGIFNIPNLKGVVLETYGSGNAPTDAWFVESLQSAIHKGIYIVNVTQCSGGSVMMGKYEASEALKKMGVIDGKDLTTESAITKLMLLLKKNISHKLFKIKFEENIAGEI encoded by the coding sequence ATGGAAACCAATAATTCAAAAGTGCTCCTCATCTATACGGGGGGGACTATCGGGATGATAAAGGACTACCAAACAGGAGCCTTGCGTGCTTTCGAGTTTGATAATCTTTACAAGCGTATTCCTGAGCTCTCGCACTTAGATTGTGAAATCTCGGTGCACTCGTTTGAGAAAGTGATAGACTCCTCGGATATGAACCCCCAGCATTGGATTGAAATTGCTGAGGTGATTGAAAGAGAGTATAATCACTACGATGGTTTTGTAGTGCTTCACGGCAGTGACACGATGAGCTACTCGGCTTCGGCTTTAAGTTTTATGCTACAAGGACTTACTAAACCTGTAATATTTACCGGTTCACAACTGCCGATAGGCGATTTGCGCACTGATGCCAAAGAGAACCTCATTACCTCTATACAGCTGGCAGCCCTAAAAGAAAATGGTGAGCTGGTGATACAAGAAGTGGGGCTCTATTTTGAGTACAAGCTCTACCGAGGTAACCGCACTACCAAAATAAACGCCGAGCACTTTCAAGCTTTTGCCTCGCTGAACTACCCTCTGTTAGTAGAAAGTGGTGTACATTTAAAGGTAATGAAAGAGAACCTTTTACCCCGCAAGCAAAAGCAACACTTAGAAGTGTGGAAAGATTTTGAAACTAATGTAGCGATTATCAAGATGTTCCCAGGCATTACTGCACCTATACTGAATGGTATTTTCAATATCCCAAATCTGAAAGGGGTAGTGTTAGAAACCTACGGTTCAGGTAATGCTCCTACCGATGCGTGGTTTGTAGAGAGTTTGCAGAGTGCTATTCATAAAGGAATATATATAGTGAATGTTACCCAGTGTTCTGGAGGTAGTGTGATGATGGGCAAATATGAAGCGAGTGAAGCCCTCAAAAAGATGGGAGTGATAGACGGAAAAGACCTCACAACCGAGTCGGCAATCACAAAATTGATGCTTTTGCTTAAAAAAAATATTTCTCATAAACTATTCAAAATCAAGTTTGAAGAAAATATAGCTGGAGAAATTTAG
- a CDS encoding ATP-binding protein codes for MSNVLRLPAEQLYAKELEALKEEDKKQEKPIGWQLSPKAVLKFVTGGTASGVEITPKYIGHNRLVEIAIATLLTDRSLLLIGEPGTAKSWLSENLTAAICGDSGKVIQGTAGTSEEHIRYSWNYAMLLANGPSHEALLKSPIYRAMETGTVARFEEISRCASEVQDALISILSEKNIAIPELSEELPAQRGFSIIATANTRDRGVNEMSSALKRRFNIIVLPAPATLETEVSIVTKRVAEISNNYKLKAALPSNEAIEKIVTIFRELRKGATLDEKQKLKSPSGVISTAEAISLITNSMALAGSFGNGTVTDEDLASGLQGAVVKDEDKDKMVWKEYLENVMKKRGASWRELYNQCSAMNN; via the coding sequence ATGTCAAACGTATTACGTCTTCCTGCGGAACAACTATATGCAAAAGAATTAGAGGCTCTAAAAGAAGAGGATAAAAAACAAGAAAAGCCCATAGGCTGGCAATTGTCGCCTAAAGCAGTGTTGAAATTTGTAACTGGAGGTACTGCCAGCGGGGTAGAGATTACCCCTAAGTATATCGGTCATAATCGCTTGGTGGAGATAGCTATTGCTACACTCCTTACCGACCGCTCTCTACTGCTTATAGGCGAGCCAGGAACTGCCAAGTCGTGGCTTTCCGAAAACCTTACAGCTGCTATTTGTGGTGATTCTGGCAAAGTGATTCAAGGTACTGCGGGCACCAGCGAAGAACACATTCGCTATTCGTGGAACTACGCAATGCTCTTGGCTAATGGACCATCGCACGAAGCCTTACTTAAGTCTCCTATTTACCGTGCGATGGAAACAGGAACTGTTGCTCGTTTTGAGGAGATTTCGCGTTGCGCCTCCGAAGTACAAGACGCATTGATTTCTATTCTATCGGAGAAGAATATTGCCATTCCCGAACTCAGTGAAGAATTACCTGCTCAGCGTGGTTTCTCTATTATTGCCACAGCTAATACCCGCGACCGTGGTGTAAACGAAATGTCGTCAGCACTCAAAAGACGTTTCAACATCATCGTGCTACCTGCCCCTGCTACTTTAGAAACCGAAGTGTCTATTGTAACCAAACGTGTAGCTGAGATTTCTAACAACTACAAACTGAAAGCCGCCTTGCCAAGCAATGAAGCTATAGAGAAGATTGTAACAATTTTCCGCGAATTGCGCAAAGGAGCTACTTTAGACGAAAAACAAAAACTCAAATCGCCTAGCGGGGTTATTTCTACGGCAGAAGCTATTTCGCTTATCACCAATAGTATGGCATTGGCAGGCAGTTTCGGCAACGGCACTGTTACCGATGAAGATTTAGCATCAGGATTGCAAGGAGCTGTAGTGAAAGACGAAGACAAAGATAAAATGGTGTGGAAGGAATACCTTGAAAATGTAATGAAGAAACGCGGAGCGTCTTGGCGTGAACTCTATAACCAATGTTCAGCAATGAACAATTGA
- a CDS encoding MotA/TolQ/ExbB proton channel family protein produces the protein MKKMSSKLLLVAMLILNVAMVSAQEATETMQQSKGFHQVFKERFIEGGPMYMAPILLCLIIGLAVAIERIIYLNMATTNSKKLIADIEEALDSKGIEAAKEVCRNTKGPVASIFYQGLDRSSEGIDMVEKSVVSYGGVQMGQLEKNVSWISLFIAIAPMLGFMGTVIGMIEAFDKISSAGGLDASLIAGDIKVALLTTVFGLIVAMILQVFYNYIIAKIDAIVNDMEDASISLIDLLVARKMK, from the coding sequence ATGAAAAAAATGTCATCTAAGCTACTTCTAGTAGCAATGTTAATTTTAAACGTGGCTATGGTTAGCGCTCAGGAAGCAACTGAAACGATGCAACAAAGCAAAGGCTTCCACCAAGTATTTAAAGAGCGTTTTATTGAAGGGGGTCCTATGTATATGGCTCCTATCTTGCTCTGCTTGATTATTGGTTTGGCAGTAGCTATTGAGAGAATTATTTACCTCAATATGGCGACTACCAATTCTAAAAAGCTAATTGCCGATATTGAAGAGGCATTGGATAGCAAAGGTATTGAGGCAGCTAAAGAAGTGTGCCGTAATACAAAAGGTCCTGTTGCATCTATTTTCTATCAAGGTCTTGACCGTTCATCAGAAGGTATTGATATGGTTGAAAAATCAGTAGTATCTTACGGAGGTGTACAGATGGGACAATTAGAAAAGAACGTATCTTGGATTTCGCTCTTTATTGCTATTGCACCGATGTTAGGGTTTATGGGTACGGTAATTGGTATGATTGAAGCGTTCGATAAGATTAGTTCAGCTGGTGGTTTGGACGCATCATTGATTGCTGGTGATATCAAGGTTGCCTTGCTTACTACAGTGTTTGGTTTGATTGTAGCGATGATACTACAAGTATTCTACAACTACATCATTGCTAAAATCGACGCTATCGTAAATGATATGGAAGATGCTTCTATCTCATTGATAGACCTTTTAGTAGCAAGAAAAATGAAATAA
- a CDS encoding Gfo/Idh/MocA family protein codes for MIKKIYQVAIGIAVCLGFVACNCNQATSNENKSRSSYQIKVTTPPRPAGQTDVLNLTTPKMDTVRVGIIGLGMRGHSAVERYMHVPGAKVTAICDIRPEMVEKAQQVIEKAGHKRVAQYTGDENAWKALCERKDVDLVYIVTDWKHHVPMALYAMEHGKHVAIEVPAALDMEQIWALINMSEKKRLHCMMLENCVYDYFEITTLNMAQQGLLGEVIHGEGSYIHNLDDFWTEYWNNWRLDYNAKNRGDIYPTHGIGPVCQALNIHRGDKMNYLVSFDTHAFRGKEVYKRVMGKEDPNFQNGDLTVTMIKTEKGKTIQIQHDVVTPRPYSRMYQLTGTNGFANKYPIEGYLIQPESIAKDEVPNHENLSTHSFMPEEAKKAMMEKYKPRILRELETKAKEVGGHGGMDFIMDYRLIYCLRNGLPLDMDVYDLAEWCCLAPLSKLSLENGSAPVEIPDFTRGAWNKQKGYKHAFAN; via the coding sequence ATGATTAAAAAAATCTATCAAGTAGCCATAGGCATTGCTGTATGTCTTGGCTTTGTGGCTTGTAACTGCAATCAAGCTACTTCTAATGAGAATAAGAGTAGAAGTTCTTATCAAATTAAAGTAACTACCCCCCCTCGTCCAGCTGGGCAAACAGATGTACTAAACCTTACTACACCTAAAATGGATACCGTGCGTGTAGGAATCATTGGTCTTGGAATGCGCGGACATAGTGCGGTAGAACGTTATATGCACGTGCCCGGAGCGAAAGTTACAGCTATCTGCGATATACGTCCTGAAATGGTAGAAAAAGCGCAACAAGTAATTGAAAAAGCAGGGCATAAGCGTGTAGCCCAGTACACAGGTGATGAAAATGCTTGGAAAGCGCTATGTGAGCGCAAAGATGTAGACCTCGTGTACATTGTAACTGACTGGAAACACCACGTACCAATGGCGCTTTATGCTATGGAACACGGTAAACACGTGGCGATAGAAGTACCTGCAGCTCTTGATATGGAACAAATTTGGGCATTGATTAATATGAGTGAAAAGAAACGCCTACACTGTATGATGCTTGAGAACTGCGTGTATGACTACTTTGAAATTACTACTCTTAATATGGCACAACAAGGGCTCTTGGGTGAAGTGATTCACGGTGAAGGCTCTTATATTCATAACTTAGACGACTTTTGGACTGAGTATTGGAACAACTGGCGTTTAGACTACAATGCTAAGAATCGTGGAGATATATACCCTACGCACGGTATAGGTCCTGTATGCCAAGCACTTAATATTCACCGAGGAGACAAGATGAACTATTTGGTTTCATTTGATACGCACGCTTTTAGAGGTAAAGAAGTGTACAAACGCGTAATGGGCAAAGAAGATCCTAACTTCCAAAACGGTGACCTTACTGTTACAATGATTAAGACAGAAAAAGGGAAAACCATACAAATACAACACGATGTGGTAACACCACGCCCATATTCACGTATGTATCAGCTTACTGGAACAAATGGATTCGCGAATAAATATCCAATAGAAGGTTATCTTATTCAGCCAGAAAGTATAGCAAAAGACGAAGTGCCTAACCACGAAAATCTTTCGACACACAGCTTTATGCCCGAAGAGGCTAAAAAAGCAATGATGGAAAAATACAAACCACGTATTCTTAGAGAATTGGAAACTAAAGCAAAAGAAGTGGGCGGTCACGGAGGTATGGATTTCATTATGGACTATCGCCTCATCTACTGTTTGCGCAATGGTTTGCCTTTGGATATGGACGTGTATGACCTTGCTGAATGGTGTTGCTTAGCACCTCTTTCTAAACTATCATTAGAAAACGGTAGTGCTCCTGTAGAAATACCCGATTTTACTCGCGGAGCTTGGAATAAACAAAAAGGTTACAAACACGCGTTTGCTAATTAG
- a CDS encoding TatD family hydrolase, whose amino-acid sequence MIDTHTHLYSEEFDADRTEMIARAKAAGVTRCFIPAIDASYTQRMFQLKNDYPDYVFLMNGLHPCSVKENYQEELAHVENLMQSHFFCAIGEIGIDLYWDKTFLKEQQEAFQRQIQLAKKHQLPIVIHCREAFDEVFEVLETEKSDDLFGIFHCFTGTEAQAQRAIGYGLHLGIGGVVTFKNGKIDQFLKNIDLQHIVLETDSPYLAPVPYRGKRNESAYIVKVVEKLSDIYALPESEIIRLTDENATNIFKI is encoded by the coding sequence ATGATAGATACACATACACACTTATATTCAGAAGAATTTGACGCTGACCGTACCGAGATGATCGCACGAGCCAAAGCAGCTGGCGTAACCCGTTGTTTTATCCCAGCTATTGATGCGAGCTATACCCAGCGAATGTTTCAGCTGAAAAACGATTATCCTGACTACGTTTTCCTAATGAACGGTCTGCACCCTTGTAGCGTGAAAGAAAACTATCAGGAGGAACTTGCGCACGTTGAGAATTTGATGCAATCGCATTTCTTTTGCGCTATTGGCGAAATAGGCATCGACCTTTATTGGGATAAAACTTTTCTCAAAGAGCAACAAGAGGCTTTCCAGAGGCAAATACAGTTGGCTAAAAAGCATCAGTTGCCTATTGTTATTCACTGTCGAGAGGCTTTCGACGAAGTGTTTGAGGTTTTAGAAACTGAAAAAAGTGACGACCTTTTTGGCATTTTTCACTGCTTTACGGGTACAGAAGCGCAAGCTCAGCGCGCTATTGGCTACGGCTTACATTTAGGTATTGGCGGAGTGGTAACTTTTAAGAACGGAAAGATAGACCAGTTTTTAAAAAATATAGATTTACAGCATATTGTTTTAGAAACCGATTCACCTTATTTGGCACCAGTACCTTACCGCGGGAAACGCAACGAAAGTGCTTATATAGTGAAAGTTGTAGAGAAATTATCAGATATATATGCTTTGCCCGAAAGCGAGATTATACGCCTTACTGACGAAAATGCTACAAATATATTTAAGATTTAA
- a CDS encoding ExbD/TolR family protein, which produces MSKFTKKKSGETPAVSTASLPDIIFMLLFFFMTVTESKDSDLMVQNKLPVADQVQKLDKKDPVVYIYAGKPLPKYQAKFGVNAKIQVNDKFIDVSEVSHYILNYREGLRDALKDVFMTALKVDADTNMGLVSDIREKLQDVNALKLTYIAREGSPLNQK; this is translated from the coding sequence ATGTCAAAATTTACAAAAAAGAAAAGTGGCGAAACGCCCGCTGTTTCTACGGCTTCTTTGCCAGATATCATCTTTATGCTTTTGTTCTTCTTTATGACAGTAACAGAATCTAAAGACAGTGATTTGATGGTACAAAATAAGTTGCCAGTGGCAGACCAGGTACAAAAATTGGACAAGAAAGACCCAGTTGTGTACATTTATGCAGGGAAACCACTTCCTAAGTATCAGGCTAAGTTTGGTGTAAACGCTAAAATCCAAGTGAACGATAAATTCATTGATGTTTCGGAGGTAAGCCACTATATATTGAATTATAGAGAAGGTTTACGCGATGCACTAAAAGATGTATTTATGACCGCTTTGAAAGTAGATGCTGATACCAATATGGGATTAGTGAGTGATATTCGTGAGAAATTGCAAGATGTTAATGCCTTGAAATTGACTTATATCGCTCGTGAAGGTTCTCCTTTGAATCAAAAATAA
- a CDS encoding ExbD/TolR family protein produces MAKRSAPEVNAGSMADIAFLLLIFFLVTTTIESNSGITVKLPPKPQENTPPPPPVKEKNVLVVVVNKYNQLLINNEVKELKDVKETALNFLDNNGDGSCTYCKGKRDPLSSDNPDKAVISLRNDRETSYHTYIAVQNELIKAYNELRERERRRLFPNEVPYVQIEEEFNAARTPKDRKDALEPKIVKLQELFPRKLLETAPKKH; encoded by the coding sequence ATGGCAAAACGTTCCGCACCCGAGGTAAATGCAGGTTCAATGGCTGATATTGCTTTCTTGTTGTTGATATTCTTTTTGGTAACAACAACTATTGAGAGCAACTCAGGGATTACTGTAAAGTTACCTCCTAAACCACAAGAAAATACGCCACCACCTCCACCAGTAAAAGAGAAAAACGTATTGGTAGTGGTAGTGAACAAGTACAACCAGTTGTTAATAAACAACGAAGTTAAGGAACTTAAAGACGTAAAAGAAACAGCGCTTAATTTCTTGGATAATAATGGAGATGGTTCTTGTACTTACTGTAAAGGTAAAAGAGACCCTCTATCATCTGACAACCCAGATAAAGCAGTTATTTCTTTGCGCAACGACCGTGAAACTTCATATCACACTTATATAGCTGTACAAAATGAATTGATTAAGGCATATAATGAGTTACGTGAGCGTGAACGCAGACGTTTGTTCCCTAACGAAGTACCTTACGTTCAGATAGAGGAAGAATTTAACGCAGCTCGTACTCCTAAAGACAGGAAAGATGCGTTAGAACCTAAAATCGTGAAATTACAGGAGCTATTCCCAAGAAAATTGCTTGAAACAGCACCTAAGAAACACTAA
- a CDS encoding porin family protein: MRKIVLLFGLLLSAGVASAQSFGAGDVQINGGLGVSTPGVMVYGSVDVGINDQITVGGELFYRGRNYNSVKYNNIGVLATSNYHFNKLIRRLPSNVDLYGGLSLGYYNWNNDYKYDNWDPYYDSGFAVRLQTGGRYFFTENFGVNAELFVEHNSFATGGFKAGVTYRF; encoded by the coding sequence ATGAGAAAAATCGTTTTACTTTTTGGATTACTCCTCAGTGCAGGAGTAGCTTCAGCACAGTCTTTTGGGGCTGGTGATGTACAAATTAACGGAGGTTTAGGTGTTTCAACTCCAGGGGTTATGGTATATGGTTCAGTGGACGTTGGGATTAACGACCAAATAACTGTAGGAGGTGAGTTATTTTACCGTGGCAGAAACTACAATAGCGTAAAATACAATAATATAGGTGTTTTAGCTACGAGTAATTACCACTTCAATAAACTTATAAGAAGACTTCCTTCAAACGTAGATTTGTATGGTGGTTTAAGTTTGGGATATTACAATTGGAATAATGATTATAAATATGACAATTGGGATCCTTATTATGACTCAGGATTTGCAGTGCGTCTTCAAACAGGGGGGCGTTACTTCTTTACAGAAAACTTCGGTGTGAATGCTGAGTTATTTGTAGAACACAACTCTTTTGCAACAGGAGGTTTTAAAGCAGGTGTTACTTATAGATTTTAA
- a CDS encoding 1-acyl-sn-glycerol-3-phosphate acyltransferase — MTDYFKSIRPFNDNEVARALSQIKDNPLIRAMMAYAFPDETPEERERRLLACQKVSDFQEDIMYQVVTKAIEKSISEFTCDGFDGLDPRKAYVFVSNHRDIVLDTSLLNVALYDNHLSMTASAMGDNLLRKKYLKILAMLNRNIIIYRSLPPREALEHSKLVSEYIYHCIKEEHRNVWIAQREGRTKNGDDRTQQGVLKMLTLNAPEDISPLQYLKTLNLVPMSISYEFDPTDVLKLPALIAQHNGVEYVKSKKEDFENIIQGLLGQKGRVHISVGQPLYDQIDTIEATHQHLNKQLQALAECLDKAIHQQYKLFPANYIAYDLLNDTSIYKEYYNEKDFRRFERRMNNRSNSEDLSQKKFLEMYANPVKNKFDGNQ, encoded by the coding sequence ATGACCGATTATTTCAAGTCCATACGTCCGTTTAACGACAACGAAGTAGCACGTGCCTTGTCGCAAATTAAAGATAATCCTTTGATTCGAGCGATGATGGCTTATGCATTTCCTGATGAAACTCCTGAGGAGCGAGAGCGACGACTGCTTGCTTGCCAAAAGGTGTCCGATTTTCAGGAGGATATAATGTATCAAGTGGTTACTAAGGCGATTGAGAAAAGTATTTCGGAATTTACCTGTGATGGGTTTGACGGTTTAGACCCGCGCAAAGCTTATGTATTTGTTTCCAATCACCGCGATATTGTTTTAGATACTTCCTTATTAAACGTTGCCCTATACGATAATCACCTCTCGATGACGGCTTCGGCTATGGGCGATAATTTGCTTAGGAAAAAGTATTTGAAGATATTGGCAATGCTCAACAGAAATATTATTATATATAGGAGTCTGCCCCCACGAGAGGCTTTGGAGCATTCTAAATTGGTATCGGAATACATTTACCACTGTATTAAAGAGGAGCACCGCAATGTGTGGATTGCGCAACGAGAAGGGCGTACTAAGAATGGAGACGACCGTACCCAGCAAGGGGTTTTGAAGATGCTCACCCTTAATGCTCCCGAAGATATATCACCTTTGCAGTACCTGAAGACACTTAATTTAGTACCGATGTCGATTTCCTATGAGTTTGACCCCACTGATGTGTTGAAGTTGCCCGCACTTATTGCCCAACATAACGGGGTAGAATACGTGAAATCTAAAAAAGAGGATTTTGAGAACATCATTCAAGGCTTGTTGGGACAAAAAGGACGTGTGCATATTTCGGTAGGACAACCGCTGTACGACCAGATAGACACTATAGAAGCTACACATCAGCATCTTAACAAGCAATTGCAAGCCTTAGCTGAATGTTTGGACAAAGCTATTCATCAACAGTACAAGTTGTTTCCTGCGAATTATATTGCTTATGATTTGCTGAACGACACCTCTATATATAAGGAATACTACAACGAAAAAGATTTTCGACGTTTTGAACGCCGAATGAACAACCGAAGCAATTCTGAAGATCTTTCACAAAAGAAGTTCTTAGAGATGTACGCTAATCCTGTAAAGAACAAATTCGATGGAAACCAATAA